A window of Formosa sp. Hel1_31_208 contains these coding sequences:
- a CDS encoding pyridoxal phosphate-dependent aminotransferase, producing the protein MPTISKKGLSMPESPIRKLVPYAEEAYKKGKTVYHLNIGQPDIKTPQIALDAVKIHSLDILAYTRSEGSEAFREKLANYYKNNNIHVKQEDIIVTTGGSEALLFAFGSITDIGDEVIIPEPFYANYNGFSVASGVKVVPVISKIEDNFALPPIEEFEKLITPKTKAILICNPGNPTGYLYSPEEIKKLASIVKKHDLFLIADEVYREFAYDGIKHYSVLQEPSLEDHAIVIDSVSKRYSMCGARIGCLVTKNKQVIQTALKFAQARLSPPTLGQIASEAALETPQSYFDDVIEEYVERRNILVKELSKIEGVKVANPKGAFYCIAELPIKNSDNFARWLLESFDVNGETVMVAPAAGFYSSPGVGLNQIRIAYVLNSESLIKSVHILKEALKVYKD; encoded by the coding sequence ATGCCAACAATTTCTAAGAAAGGCCTTTCCATGCCAGAATCACCAATTCGTAAACTCGTTCCATACGCGGAAGAAGCCTATAAAAAAGGCAAAACAGTTTATCACTTAAATATTGGTCAGCCTGACATAAAAACGCCCCAAATAGCCTTGGATGCTGTAAAAATACATTCTTTAGATATTTTAGCATACACGCGTTCTGAAGGCTCTGAAGCGTTTCGTGAAAAATTGGCAAATTATTATAAGAACAATAATATTCATGTCAAGCAGGAAGACATCATCGTTACTACAGGAGGAAGTGAAGCTTTGCTTTTTGCTTTCGGGAGCATTACTGATATTGGGGATGAAGTTATTATACCAGAACCTTTTTATGCAAATTATAATGGATTTTCTGTAGCTTCAGGGGTTAAAGTAGTACCTGTTATTTCTAAGATTGAAGATAATTTTGCTTTACCTCCAATAGAAGAGTTTGAAAAATTAATCACTCCAAAAACTAAAGCCATACTCATATGTAATCCTGGAAACCCTACTGGCTATTTGTATTCACCTGAAGAAATTAAAAAACTAGCAAGTATAGTTAAAAAGCACGATTTATTTCTAATTGCGGATGAAGTATATCGCGAATTTGCATATGATGGAATTAAGCATTATTCTGTATTGCAAGAGCCAAGCCTAGAAGACCATGCAATCGTTATAGATTCTGTGTCTAAACGTTATAGTATGTGTGGAGCCCGCATTGGGTGTCTAGTGACAAAAAACAAACAGGTTATTCAAACGGCACTAAAATTTGCTCAGGCAAGATTGAGTCCTCCAACATTGGGTCAGATTGCAAGTGAAGCCGCTTTAGAAACCCCTCAGAGTTACTTTGATGATGTTATTGAAGAATATGTAGAACGTCGCAATATTCTTGTGAAAGAACTGAGCAAAATAGAAGGCGTGAAGGTGGCTAACCCCAAAGGAGCTTTTTATTGTATTGCTGAATTACCAATAAAAAATTCTGATAATTTTGCGCGTTGGCTACTCGAATCTTTTGATGTAAACGGTGAAACTGTTATGGTTGCACCAGCTGCTGGATTTTACAGTTCACCAGGTGTTGGATTAAATCAAATTAGAATTGCATACGTACTGAACTCTGAAAGTCTTATAAAATCAGTTCATATTTTAAAAGAAGCTCTAAAAGTATATAAAGATTAG
- a CDS encoding aspartyl protease family protein, with translation MNYSRSRQISFLFIVACFSFSFGQGKFNLPRQDTDKIRFQLINNLIVIPVEVNGVELSFILDTGVSKPILFNITNTDSLQMNNVESIFLRGLGDGQPVKALRSKNNFFKIGNAININQDIYVVFDQSINFTPRLGIPVHGIIGYSLFKDFIVEINYKSKLIKLHKRDKYKYKSCKKCESFDLRFYKNKPYIDAQITIGNNNLPVSLLIDTGSSDALWLFEDETLGITSSYSNYFNDFLGRGLSGTVHGKRSKVASFKLKKFELKDVNTAFPDSASIRFVRRNENRNGSLSSEILKRFNIIFDYEGSKITLKKNANFKSDFNYNRSGIVLEQRGFRLVQERFTKRTLDNYGRSNDNNTVISTTQSYRMDVKPAYTIVEIRDNSPAQRAGLLVGDVILSINGKEAHQLKLQEVIEYFRERVGRTIKLKIERNNQRLYFMFQLEDVFKKKELPK, from the coding sequence ATGAATTACAGTAGATCCCGTCAAATATCATTTCTATTTATTGTTGCTTGTTTTAGTTTTTCTTTTGGACAAGGAAAGTTTAACTTGCCCAGACAAGATACTGATAAGATTCGATTTCAATTAATAAACAATTTAATTGTAATACCGGTCGAAGTTAATGGTGTCGAGCTATCTTTCATACTCGATACAGGTGTTAGTAAACCTATACTTTTTAATATTACCAATACAGATTCATTGCAAATGAATAATGTAGAATCTATATTCTTAAGAGGTCTTGGTGATGGCCAACCAGTTAAAGCATTGCGATCGAAGAATAACTTTTTTAAAATCGGAAATGCAATTAATATCAACCAAGATATTTATGTAGTTTTTGATCAGAGTATAAATTTTACCCCGAGATTGGGTATTCCTGTTCATGGAATTATCGGTTATAGTTTGTTTAAAGATTTTATAGTTGAGATAAATTATAAATCCAAGCTTATTAAATTACATAAAAGAGATAAGTATAAATATAAATCTTGTAAAAAATGTGAATCATTTGATTTAAGGTTTTATAAGAACAAACCTTATATAGATGCTCAAATCACTATAGGAAATAATAATTTACCTGTATCCTTACTAATAGACACTGGAAGCAGCGATGCTTTGTGGTTATTTGAAGATGAAACATTAGGAATTACATCATCTTACAGTAATTATTTTAATGATTTTTTAGGACGGGGTCTCAGTGGTACTGTCCATGGTAAACGTTCAAAAGTTGCGTCTTTCAAGTTGAAAAAATTTGAACTTAAAGATGTGAATACGGCTTTTCCAGATTCGGCCTCTATTCGTTTTGTAAGACGGAATGAAAATAGAAATGGTAGTTTGTCGTCTGAGATTTTAAAACGGTTTAATATTATTTTTGATTATGAAGGGTCAAAAATAACGCTAAAGAAAAATGCAAACTTTAAATCAGACTTTAATTATAATAGAAGTGGCATTGTTCTAGAACAGCGCGGCTTTAGATTGGTTCAAGAACGTTTTACCAAACGCACATTGGATAACTATGGGCGCTCTAATGATAATAATACAGTGATTAGTACTACACAATCCTATCGAATGGACGTGAAACCTGCCTATACAATCGTTGAAATTAGGGATAATTCTCCGGCCCAGCGGGCAGGTTTATTGGTAGGGGATGTCATACTTTCTATTAATGGTAAAGAAGCCCATCAATTAAAACTTCAGGAGGTTATTGAGTATTTTAGGGAGCGTGTTGGTAGGACCATAAAGTTGAAGATTGAGCGGAACAATCAGAGACTATACTTTATGTTTCAGTTAGAAGATGTGTTTAAAAAAAAAGAACTCCCTAAATAG
- a CDS encoding DUF1573 domain-containing protein — MKNLVVILCVAFLSFGAFAQEKVAKIEFKSEVVDYGTIEKGANGVRVFEFTNTGNAPLIITNVKSTCGCTVPKKPEGPIMPGETGEIEVKYDTNRVNPIRKTITVTSNADRPTVALKIKGLVIDPSKTSVLEKKNKSVMEQ, encoded by the coding sequence ATGAAAAATTTAGTAGTAATTTTATGTGTAGCGTTTTTAAGCTTCGGAGCATTTGCTCAAGAAAAAGTAGCAAAAATTGAATTTAAGTCGGAAGTAGTTGATTATGGCACCATTGAAAAAGGTGCGAATGGTGTTAGAGTTTTCGAGTTTACCAATACTGGAAATGCACCACTTATTATAACTAATGTAAAATCAACTTGTGGTTGTACGGTTCCAAAAAAACCAGAAGGCCCAATTATGCCAGGTGAAACCGGAGAAATTGAGGTAAAGTACGACACAAATAGAGTGAACCCAATTAGAAAGACCATTACTGTTACATCTAATGCCGATCGCCCTACAGTGGCACTTAAAATCAAAGGCTTGGTAATTGACCCAAGCAAGACAAGTGTACTTGAAAAGAAGAACAAAAGTGTAATGGAGCAATAA
- a CDS encoding valine--tRNA ligase produces MEIPSKYSAQDVENKWYDYWMVNKYFHSTPDEREPYTIVIPPPNVTGVLHMGHMLNNTIQDVLIRRARLKGKNACWVPGTDHASIATEAKVVAKLKAQGIDKNDLTREEFLEHAWEWTEEYGGVILEQLKKLGCSCDWDRTKFTMDDDMSEAVIKVFVDLHNKGLIYRGYRMVNWDPEAKTTLSDEEVEYVEKQGLLYYLKYQIEGSDELLTIATTRPETIFGDTAICINPNDERFNHLKGKKAIVPICGRVVPIIEDEYVDIEFGTGCLKVTPAHDENDKMLGDKHHLEVVDIFNDDATFNSNGMHYKGQDRFVVRKAIVKELEASGMLEKTENYVNKVGISERTKAVIEPRLSDQWFLKMKDLAQPAIDAVLTNGDIKLFPKKFENTYRHWMENIRDWNISRQLLWGQQIPAYFYGDGKEDFVVAENSNEALKLAQEKTKNSSLTADDITQDSDALDTWFSSWLWPMSVFDGIRNPENEEIKYYYPTNDLVTGPDILFFWVARMIIAGYEYKGEKPFENVYLTGLVRDKQRRKMSKSLGNSPDALKLIGDYGADGVRVGLLLSSAAGNDLMFDEDLCQQGKQFANKIWNAFRLINGWEVDPSISQPNSSKIASEWFESKFQKTIVEIEDHFSKYRLSDALMATYKLIWDDFASWLLEIVKPAYQQPVDEQTLKSVIAHLENILKILHPFMPFLTEEIWQCIAERSPDEALIIAKWPETAEINEELIAEFDFASEVISGIRNIRKQKNIAFKDAIGFSVINSENVGATFDEVIIKLGHLDSFNYVSDSVEGALTFRVKSNEYFIPMEGSIDVESEIKKLTDELSYTEGFLKSVQKKLSNERFVAGAPEQVVASEKKKEADAMAKIETLKTSLASLK; encoded by the coding sequence ATGGAAATCCCATCAAAATATTCAGCACAAGACGTAGAAAACAAGTGGTACGACTACTGGATGGTAAATAAGTATTTTCATTCAACACCCGATGAGAGAGAGCCTTATACCATTGTTATTCCACCTCCAAATGTAACTGGAGTCCTTCATATGGGGCATATGCTGAACAATACAATTCAAGATGTATTAATTCGTCGAGCGCGATTAAAAGGGAAAAACGCCTGCTGGGTACCTGGAACAGATCATGCATCTATTGCAACAGAAGCCAAGGTCGTAGCGAAATTGAAAGCTCAAGGTATTGACAAAAATGATTTAACTCGAGAGGAATTCTTAGAGCATGCATGGGAATGGACAGAAGAATATGGAGGGGTTATACTAGAACAGCTTAAAAAATTGGGTTGCTCTTGTGATTGGGATCGCACTAAATTTACCATGGATGATGACATGAGCGAAGCCGTTATAAAGGTATTTGTCGATTTACATAACAAAGGCTTGATTTATAGAGGATATCGCATGGTCAATTGGGATCCGGAGGCTAAGACAACTTTGTCTGATGAAGAAGTAGAATATGTTGAAAAGCAGGGCTTACTTTATTACTTAAAGTATCAAATCGAAGGAAGTGACGAGTTGCTTACCATAGCGACCACACGCCCTGAAACTATTTTTGGGGATACCGCCATATGTATCAATCCAAACGATGAGCGTTTTAATCACCTAAAAGGCAAAAAAGCCATTGTTCCTATCTGCGGAAGGGTAGTGCCAATTATTGAAGATGAATATGTAGATATCGAATTTGGTACGGGTTGTTTAAAAGTGACACCAGCTCATGATGAAAATGATAAAATGTTAGGAGATAAGCACCATCTTGAGGTCGTTGATATTTTTAATGATGATGCCACATTTAATAGCAATGGTATGCATTACAAAGGTCAAGATCGTTTTGTTGTAAGAAAAGCGATTGTCAAAGAATTGGAAGCCTCTGGAATGCTAGAAAAGACAGAGAATTACGTAAATAAAGTTGGAATTTCAGAACGCACAAAAGCAGTGATAGAACCTCGTTTGAGTGATCAATGGTTTCTAAAAATGAAAGACTTAGCTCAGCCTGCAATAGACGCTGTTTTGACTAATGGAGATATTAAACTATTTCCAAAGAAATTTGAAAACACTTACAGGCATTGGATGGAAAACATTCGCGATTGGAACATTTCGCGTCAATTACTTTGGGGACAGCAAATACCTGCTTATTTCTATGGTGATGGTAAAGAGGATTTCGTGGTAGCTGAAAATAGTAACGAGGCTTTAAAGCTAGCACAAGAAAAAACAAAGAATTCATCTTTAACGGCTGATGATATTACTCAAGATTCTGATGCTCTAGACACCTGGTTTAGTTCTTGGCTGTGGCCTATGAGTGTATTTGATGGGATTCGAAATCCCGAAAATGAAGAGATTAAGTACTATTATCCAACAAATGATTTGGTAACAGGTCCAGATATATTGTTTTTCTGGGTAGCACGTATGATTATCGCAGGTTATGAATACAAAGGAGAAAAGCCATTTGAAAATGTTTACCTCACGGGATTAGTGAGAGATAAGCAACGACGTAAGATGTCTAAATCTTTGGGGAATTCTCCTGATGCATTGAAACTTATTGGGGATTATGGCGCCGATGGTGTTCGTGTAGGCTTATTGTTGAGTTCTGCAGCTGGAAATGACTTAATGTTTGATGAAGATTTATGTCAGCAAGGAAAACAGTTCGCTAATAAGATTTGGAATGCCTTTAGATTAATTAATGGCTGGGAGGTTGACCCAAGTATTAGTCAGCCAAATTCTAGTAAAATAGCCTCGGAATGGTTTGAATCTAAGTTTCAAAAAACGATAGTAGAAATAGAAGATCACTTTAGTAAATATCGTTTAAGTGATGCGCTTATGGCGACTTATAAGTTAATTTGGGATGACTTTGCATCTTGGTTATTAGAGATTGTTAAACCTGCTTATCAACAGCCTGTAGATGAACAGACCTTAAAGAGTGTTATTGCACATCTTGAAAACATATTAAAGATTTTACATCCGTTTATGCCTTTCTTAACGGAAGAGATATGGCAATGTATTGCTGAACGTTCACCTGATGAAGCACTAATCATCGCGAAGTGGCCAGAAACTGCAGAAATTAATGAAGAATTGATTGCTGAATTTGATTTTGCCTCTGAAGTTATTTCCGGAATTAGAAATATTAGAAAACAAAAGAATATTGCCTTTAAAGATGCGATTGGCTTTTCAGTAATAAACAGTGAAAATGTTGGAGCAACTTTTGATGAGGTAATTATTAAGTTAGGCCATCTCGATAGCTTCAACTATGTGAGCGACTCGGTAGAAGGTGCATTGACGTTCCGGGTGAAATCAAATGAATATTTTATTCCAATGGAAGGGAGTATTGATGTTGAATCTGAAATAAAGAAATTAACGGATGAACTCAGCTACACTGAAGGGTTTTTGAAATCGGTTCAAAAGAAATTATCTAACGAGCGCTTTGTAGCAGGAGCGCCTGAGCAAGTTGTTGCTTCAGAAAAGAAAAAGGAAGCAGATGCTATGGCTAAAATTGAAACCTTAAAAACAAGTTTAGCTAGTTTAAAGTAA
- the rodA gene encoding rod shape-determining protein RodA, with protein sequence MNRESHKSFRFDWIIIILFLLLVGFGWLNIMSASHIGEIESYFDMSQLYGKHAVFLGLTFVLIVLILSIEAKFYERFASVIYIIAMLSLVGLFIFGKDVNGARSWYGIGSMTIQPSEFAKFATALAVAKYMSDLQTNMNTLKDQLKAVAIIIVPAILILLQNDAGSTLVYASFFFVFYREGLQQIYLAIALSIIILAVLGLKFGVLITAIIAGAFIFGVYFFRRKKKRLSIIQSIVILVICVVFSSGIKLFYQHVLKPHQQNRISLWLRLEKDPIKLEQMKKEEAYNLIQSEQAISSGGLTGKGFLQGTRTTGKFVPEQHTDYIFSTVGEEWGFIGSSLVVLLFMALIIRVLYLAESQKSQFSRVYGYGVASILFIHFTINTGMVMGLIPTVGIPLPFFSYGGSGLWGFTILLFIFVKLDSNKINEW encoded by the coding sequence ATGAATAGAGAAAGCCATAAAAGTTTTAGATTTGATTGGATCATCATCATTCTGTTCTTATTACTCGTGGGTTTTGGTTGGTTGAATATTATGTCTGCTTCTCATATTGGAGAAATTGAAAGCTATTTTGACATGAGCCAACTTTATGGAAAACATGCCGTGTTTCTTGGTTTAACTTTCGTGTTGATTGTATTGATACTCTCTATTGAAGCTAAATTTTATGAACGATTTGCGAGTGTCATATATATCATTGCAATGCTTTCTCTGGTAGGATTATTTATCTTCGGGAAAGATGTTAATGGCGCAAGATCATGGTATGGTATTGGGAGCATGACCATACAACCTAGCGAGTTCGCCAAGTTTGCTACTGCCCTTGCAGTCGCAAAATACATGAGTGATCTTCAAACAAATATGAATACCCTAAAGGACCAGCTTAAAGCTGTAGCCATTATAATTGTGCCGGCAATTTTAATTCTATTACAAAATGATGCTGGAAGTACGCTCGTATATGCGTCTTTCTTTTTTGTGTTTTACCGAGAAGGTTTACAACAAATTTATTTGGCAATTGCCTTATCCATAATTATTCTGGCTGTCTTAGGTTTAAAGTTTGGCGTTTTAATTACTGCTATCATTGCAGGTGCTTTTATTTTTGGAGTCTATTTCTTCCGAAGAAAAAAGAAACGATTATCCATCATTCAATCTATCGTTATTCTTGTGATTTGTGTCGTATTTTCCTCTGGCATTAAACTCTTTTATCAACATGTATTAAAGCCGCATCAACAAAATCGCATTAGTTTATGGTTACGATTGGAAAAAGATCCCATCAAGCTAGAGCAAATGAAAAAAGAAGAGGCTTATAATTTGATTCAATCAGAACAGGCAATTAGTTCTGGAGGACTCACAGGAAAAGGCTTCTTACAGGGCACTAGAACAACAGGTAAATTTGTGCCTGAACAACATACCGATTATATATTTAGTACGGTTGGTGAGGAATGGGGATTTATTGGAAGTTCTCTAGTTGTACTCTTATTTATGGCCCTAATAATTAGAGTCCTCTATCTCGCCGAATCACAGAAATCACAATTTAGTCGGGTATATGGTTATGGTGTAGCTTCCATTTTATTTATTCATTTCACCATTAACACAGGTATGGTAATGGGCTTAATCCCAACCGTCGGGATTCCCCTGCCCTTTTTTAGCTATGGTGGTTCCGGACTCTGGGGCTTCACCATTTTACTATTTATTTTTGTAAAGCTTGATAGTAATAAGATTAATGAGTGGTAA
- the mrdA gene encoding penicillin-binding protein 2 yields the protein MRKLLLLLTVVTVGLLFIARLFYLQVYKKQTYSLFDDNAIRKVYDYPKRGYVYDRNGKLLVANQPSYDVMVIPREVKPLDDTALTEFCSLLKISIEDYHKKFNRATNYSPRLPSVFVPQLSKKDYAVLQEKMRKFEGFYIQKRSLRDYQTSIGANVLGDIGEVNRRIIDKEPYYKMGDLIGKQGVELSYEKELRGVKGIKFIQKDRFNKNIGPFNEGRHDTLPQPGKDITITIDSELQQYGELLMTNKRGGIVAIDPKNGEILALVTGPSYNPNLLVGRERNKNFSRLFLDTIARPTWDRGLQAQYPPGSPFKVINALIGLQEGVVETTDKVTCRMGYYYGSRKLTGCHHHKSPVDMNNGISQSCNAYFVNIYRRIIDKYDDAGETMNTWAAHAKSFGLGDYLGYDLPVGQRGRIPDGDYYDRAYGKNRWGSTYNVSNAIGQGEVEATPIQLANMAAAIGNRGYYYTPHIIKSIEGDTIPSKYLVPNYTTIDKRHFEPVIEGMFDVYNKGTAATLRIPGIDICGKTGTAENFMKIDGVKTQLTDHSIFVAFAPKDNPQIAIAVFVENGYWGSRFAGRMASLMIEKYINGEITRTDMENWILTHSLENEYAKPYSGKPFKINGETTLQVVDKVQAPIDNDLNNSIRINSNQNNQ from the coding sequence ATGAGAAAACTACTACTTTTATTAACCGTAGTTACCGTAGGACTTTTATTTATTGCCCGTTTATTTTATTTGCAGGTCTATAAAAAACAAACTTACAGTCTATTTGATGACAATGCAATTAGAAAGGTTTATGATTACCCAAAACGTGGCTATGTTTATGACCGAAACGGAAAACTTCTTGTAGCGAATCAACCATCATATGATGTCATGGTAATCCCACGAGAAGTGAAACCTTTAGATGACACTGCATTAACAGAATTTTGTTCATTACTGAAAATTTCTATTGAGGATTATCATAAGAAATTTAATCGAGCTACGAACTATTCACCACGACTACCTTCAGTTTTTGTACCTCAATTGTCAAAAAAAGACTATGCTGTCCTTCAAGAAAAGATGCGAAAATTTGAAGGGTTTTACATTCAAAAACGGTCACTCAGAGATTACCAAACGTCCATTGGAGCTAACGTTTTAGGAGATATTGGTGAAGTTAATAGACGCATTATAGATAAAGAGCCTTATTACAAAATGGGAGACCTTATTGGTAAGCAAGGTGTTGAGCTATCCTATGAAAAAGAATTACGAGGCGTAAAGGGGATTAAGTTTATTCAAAAAGATCGCTTTAATAAAAATATTGGTCCGTTCAATGAAGGACGCCATGATACATTACCGCAACCTGGTAAAGATATTACAATTACTATAGATTCGGAATTACAACAATACGGTGAGTTGCTCATGACGAATAAACGAGGAGGCATCGTTGCGATTGATCCAAAGAATGGTGAGATTCTTGCCTTAGTCACGGGTCCTAGTTATAATCCCAATTTACTCGTTGGTAGAGAACGAAACAAAAATTTTTCCAGATTATTTTTAGATACTATTGCACGTCCTACTTGGGATAGAGGCTTACAAGCTCAGTATCCTCCAGGGTCTCCGTTTAAAGTCATTAACGCATTAATTGGATTGCAAGAAGGGGTTGTTGAAACTACCGATAAAGTAACCTGTAGAATGGGCTATTATTACGGAAGTAGAAAACTCACTGGCTGTCACCATCATAAAAGTCCGGTTGACATGAACAATGGAATCTCACAATCTTGTAATGCCTATTTTGTTAATATATACAGAAGGATCATAGATAAATATGACGATGCAGGTGAAACAATGAATACATGGGCGGCACATGCTAAAAGTTTTGGTCTTGGGGATTATCTAGGCTATGACTTGCCTGTTGGCCAACGAGGTCGAATTCCAGATGGTGATTATTACGACAGAGCCTACGGCAAGAATCGTTGGGGATCTACCTATAATGTGTCTAACGCAATTGGTCAAGGTGAAGTTGAAGCAACGCCAATTCAATTAGCAAATATGGCCGCAGCTATTGGAAATCGCGGGTATTATTATACACCACATATTATTAAATCAATTGAAGGTGACACGATTCCTAGTAAATATTTAGTACCAAATTATACAACTATAGATAAACGTCATTTTGAGCCAGTAATAGAGGGCATGTTTGATGTGTATAATAAAGGAACCGCAGCTACACTGCGAATTCCCGGAATTGATATCTGCGGAAAAACAGGAACGGCTGAGAACTTTATGAAAATCGACGGTGTTAAAACACAATTGACTGACCATTCTATCTTTGTGGCATTTGCTCCAAAAGATAATCCACAAATTGCTATTGCCGTTTTTGTTGAGAATGGGTATTGGGGAAGTCGGTTTGCTGGTCGTATGGCAAGTTTAATGATTGAAAAATACATTAATGGCGAGATCACCAGAACCGATATGGAGAATTGGATTTTAACTCATAGCCTCGAAAATGAATATGCTAAACCTTATTCTGGCAAACCTTTTAAAATCAATGGCGAAACGACCTTGCAAGTGGTAGATAAAGTTCAAGCACCAATAGATAACGACTTAAATAATTCTATTCGCATCAATTCTAATCAGAACAATCAATAA